Below is a window of Aptenodytes patagonicus chromosome 15, bAptPat1.pri.cur, whole genome shotgun sequence DNA.
TGAGAACGCTTGTTTATTTGGTCTGAGCAATTTAGCTGGGAGATTCACTGACTGccttctgctgccaaaggaagtAGGACAGCAAGATAAGATGATCAGGCAACCTACCTCTTATTTTCCTCCCTGCTTAAAAACCATTTATGGCTAATTATcattcctgggggggggggtggggtgtttctCTGGTTTCTTAGGCAAATGTCTGTGTTCCAGTGGACTCTTTTCTCTCGGACTTAATCAGAAATGAGATGATAAAACAGCTCCCCATAATGGCAGAAGCAGTACAGTGTATCCGTGCAGAAGGTCTTAAGACGGCTCTTCTAAGCAACAGCTTCTGTCTGCTGAATGGAGGGAGCTTTCTGCCCCTAGACCGAAAGCACTTTGATGTGGTAAGCCTGGATGGATTCCAAAATGCGTTTCTGTAGCTAGGTCTATAGAAAGCTGCAACTGAAATTCTTTACATGCAGGTACCAAATGAACGGCAACCAGCAGCACGTATTAGTAGACATAAATGTAACAGTCTGTGAAAATGTGCCCGGGCATAATCCGTTGTAGTGACTGGGCCTTGAAGAGGGTCTGAGTGAGTGGCAGGCACTTGTGCAATTCATTGCAAAATGCCCACGCAACCACAAGTATACGTGTAACAGGGGTAACAGGCATAGCTAGCGATGTTGATAAAGGACTTAGAAGCTGGAACACTAGAAACAAATGTTACTACCCAGTGCCCCTGCTTGCTTTATATTTAGTCCTTACTCTTTTAAAGCTTGTTTAATCCCAAAGAATTGAATAGCATCCCCCATATCAGAAAAATCCCACTACCCCAACATGCCGATCTGTCTGAGCTGATGAGCAGGCAGAGACCCCTCTCCCAGCACGCTTCGCTTTTGCAAAGATGAAGCAGAAGATTAGCCGTGAACCTCGAGGTTGGTTCGAGTGGCTTCACTTTAACAGGCAGCTGGGAGGACTCGCCTCAGCATGacagaaaatttgcttttttgtgtgcCCCAACTCACATCTTTGAATTTCAGGAGTTTATTCATGACTTAAGTTTGTTTTATAGCCTTGATTGAGACAACAAAATATCCAAAGAAGAGTCGTAGTGATACATTTAAAGCCTGGGACTGTTTAAAGTCCTTTTGTCAACATTATGTCACTATCGACTTGGTTTTCTGTGCATTATACTAGTGACACCAGTGCCTATGAAGTTCTCTTAGTGGAGTGATGCTCTGTTGTGACGCTCTGTAGTACCTTTCATCCCAGACTGTTTCAAAGCACTCTAATAACCATGGCCTATCCGGTGTCATCACTCATGCAGCGTGGCTCTTCTGTAACAGCAGGCAACAGCACTGCACAgtaattagtaaaaaaaaaaaaaattgaatgtggATTTCCATTAGGATTGGCTTTTATGTCTATCTAATAGATTAATTTCTATTCCTAGAGTGTCTATCAGTGCAGGGGTGAAATATTGCATTGAGCAATTGGTTCAGCACAGTCTGGGACATCCGATGAGTCTCCCACATCGTGACATCTCGTTGGATATCTTCCATCCAAGGACTGGCTGAGCCAGTTTAGCTTATTTGAGCTGACAGAGCCACAGCCAAGCAATTGGCACCCACGCAGTCACTTGAATCGCGTCCTATCCAGCTCTGTCAGCCCTCCATTCCTCGTGTCCTTTATTTCACATGTTACTTAGActgtcagtctctttttccaCCCTCCCATCCTCCATTTCCAACACTGCACAGATGTTTGTGGTCACAGTAGGCTCATGCATAATCCATTTGTTGTTGCCATAGATGGTTGAATCTTATCGGGAAGGAATGCGCAAGCCAGATCCTTGTATCTACAAGTTGTGCTTGGAGCGCTTGGGCGTTCAGCCCCAGGAAACCATCTTCCTCGACAACAGCACCCAGAACCTaaaagcagcagcccagcttGGCATTAAAACGGTGAAGGTACAAAGCAATGCAACCAGGGCAGGCTTTGGGTATGGTTTCTAAGTCCAGAAGCTGTGTTTGACTTGGATGGCTCAGGTTTTTCAATGGCTGTGGCAGACTCGTGTTGCCAAGCCTTTTGTTTCAGCCTGTCCTTATTCCTACAGGGTATGGTGGGGTTGAAGGGGAGGATGACTGGCAAAGTCTCCACTGGCCTGTTTCATTCACAGCTCTAAACCCTACAGGCAGTGTAACCTCGGAGAAGTCACTTCTCCTTTATGGACCTCAGTTCCCCGTTAGAGAAACAGCCCTAACTGTATGGTTGAGACAACCACATCCATCTGATGTGAGAAAATAAGACATATTTAATAAATTTCTAGAAGCTCTGAGGCTTCATGGATCTGTCAGCTGGGGACTGACTGGTTAAATCCCAGGCTTTGAAGATAGCGAGCACAGGGGTTTTACTTTGGTGAGGGGGAAGGACAAGCATGGGACTGGTGGGAAGAGTGAACTCTGCTCCCGTGGGCTGCGCACAGGGAATTCCAGCTCTTAGCCCAGCCGAAGCTCACAGTGCCTATGCCACAGTAACAGGTACGTCTCCGGGACAGAGACCAAGGCGGGAGGCTCAGCGAGTATTGGTAATGGCACTCTGTGCTGGCAGGGACTGGCCAGTGAATTCCTGTGTGTCTTAGTGGATCGGTGCTGTTGGACTCACAGATAAATGCATCACAAGTGTGCAGAGCTCTTTCTTTCCCAGGCAATTTTATCTTCTAACTGTCACCCActgtttctccttccctcctttcagGTCGATGATCCAGAAGTAGCACTCAAAGAGCTGGAAACCCATCTGGGTTTTCCTTTGCAAGGGTTTGTTCCATATACTCATTCAGTGAGACCAAGCATGGAAATCCCAAAAGATCATCTGCAAAAGTACCTTGAAAATGTTCTCAGTGACCAGGCAACAGGTATCGCAGTGCTTTTTGCTCTTCAGCCTGAAAACTCGCATATTCTGGAGCCATTGGCTCTTTTCATCATATGACAGATGGATTGAAAAATAGTATTAATGAAAGGCTCCTAATCTCCAAGTAAACGTTGCAGCCATTCAGGTTTCAGTGATCCGTCACTGTTTCCCAGAAATGGGAAACAACATTTTAGGACTTCCTCATTTGGGAGGGGTTGAGCACAAGTTGCCAAAGAGGTGCCAGGAATATTCCTGGCCCGTGAGCCATCTGTGAGCAATTGCCATGCTCCGCAGGGATTTGGGACACAGGAGCAAAGCGTAGGTTCCTGATTGCTGCAAATGAGATCTCAGAcccaggcacaggaaggggaagTAAAACCTGGAGAAGTGGCGAGAAATAATCCCAGCTCATGCTTCTGTCTGCTGACCTTCTGCTCTCAACTCTTCAGGCCCACTGGTGTTACGGCAGTTTGGCCACGGGCAGTCTACCCGGACCTATTACGTCAAATTTGGAGATCGCTTGCTAGTGCTGAAGAAGGAGCCTTCTGACAGCCTGCATCCCTCAGGCCCTGCTGTCAGAAGGGAACACAGGTGAGAAGGAGCTGCGCTCCTCATGCCAGCTGACCAGGGAAGACTCTTGTAGGAGATCCCAGACAACCCCATCCTAGGGACAGTGCTGTATTCCAGCCTTGGCTTGGCTGTTCCACATCACACACACAGTTCACACACCTGCCTCCCACATTGTCCTCCCCTGCACTTTGCACAGCTCCGTATGCCAGTGTGGGATCTATCCGTGTGCTACTGCTAGCGTGAGCCGTCCTGGATTGAGATACAAGGCTGTGCTACCGCCTTGCAGCTGGTGGTGAGCGTGCAGTTAGGACCCTGCGCCTGTGAAAAGCACCCTCCCCACGCCTGCACTGCCAATCTTTCCAACCCACGGAGCACACCACAGCTCTCCCAGCACATGTCAGGAGACGCAGGATCTCACTGTTGGGTCTGGCACCTTGGGTGGGAGAGAGATTGCAGCACAGCACTGCAACTGAGCAGTGAGGAGGCGAGCGAAGGGCTAGCCCCATGCTGGAGGGGTCATGCTGCAAACCAGTTCGCTGTGCCAGCGATCTCTgcctcagcagcagagcagcaggacgCTTGTGGGGCAGCAGTTGTGATCTCCCCTTGGTTTTTCAGTGTCTCAGGGCTCTGGGCCATACAAAGATTTTGGTGTGCTTCTTTCCCCTACCCCCAGCCATGCTGTTTTAGTGTGTTTAAAACCGAGCACAGGGCTCTTTTTTGTATTGTGCATCTGCCTAGCAACAATACAGTTCTAGTATCGATTCCCTAATGCCTTTCTGTGCTGACATGGCTCTCTCACTCGCCCTGGCAGGGTACTGAAGGCACTCTCTGAGGCTGGTGTTCCTGTTCCCACTGTACTTGCTCTCTGCGAGGACAGAAGGTAATCTTGTCCCTCAGCTTTCACTCTGTGCTTGACAACTTCAGCCAGATTCCCCCAAAGacgaggagaggagagaaggagcCAGACCTCACAAAGTGCACTGGTCTAATTAGTGTTTGCCCAGTCTCGAGCTAGAGGAGCCTCTAGAAGTTCAAAGGACAGCAACACTTTTATTTGGCTTGTTTTAGGTGTGTCCTTATTTTAGCAATTAATCAAAATGCTGTCTTCCTTCGAAAAGCTGCTATAGAACAATGTTGTAGGGCTTCCTGTTGACTCAGTATTCTCAGGTTTCCAATAAGGAGGTGATTTTTCTAACTGCCAGTCCTCAGCCTTGCCCCAAGGTCTTCAGCCGCGATAGCAGCAAGTCTGCAACCAGGAAACCCTGTCTAGCCTGCAGTCAGCACAGCTACGCTCAGATCTCTGCTGGCTGCAGTAATAAAGTCTCTGCACTGCAGTTAAATGTGTGTCCACCGTTCGTGATGTTTGCGTGCAGTCTGACAGCCCAGCTCCAGAGCTCActgcaggggaggcagggaggtggTTGGTGCTGTAGCCTGGCCCCAAGCTCAGCTTCCTGGGGCTGGAGGGAACAGGGCTGGTCATGCCACAGCTGTGTGCTACAGGCTGGCAGCCTGAGTTGGGCTTGAGCCCGGGCCACAGCTGGGCGTGAGTGCTCAAGTGCTGTTGAGGCCGCTCTTCACCTCGCCATGCAGGTGAGGCCTGGGGGCACGTTCAAGGTGCAGGTGAGTTTTGAGGGGTGGTAGGTAGCAGGATTAACCTCAGACCCGCCGGTTCCACCTTGCTTCCCCAGCACCTTTGGCACACCTTTCTACCTGATGGAGCACTGTGCTGGCCGTGTCTACAGCGACGTCTCCCTGCCTGCGCTCCAGCCTAGCCAGCGGAGGGCTATTTATGCTGCCATGAGTCAAGTCCTCTCCAAGATCCACAGCATAGACCTCAGAGCAGCCAAACTGGAGGACCTCGGGGAGCACGGTGAGAGAAGGCTATGTGTCCTCTatcactgttttcttctcctgtgtaTCAGCGTTTCAAGGGATAGGCTTGGGTATAGGAGTTGGGCCAAACTTGGGGGCAGTTGGGAAAGCGAAGATGAGCAGCAGGGTGTCTGAATCCCCCGGTGTGGTGGGAGGGTGCTTTAGATCCTCCAGGTCTGTGTTTCCTGTTAGTAGTCCCCAGAGCTTCCTTCCATGAGCAAGAGCTGCACCGTGGGTGCAGGAGTAACCTGTGTGCTGCCACCTCTGACCAAACTTCCTCAGCTCCTCCAGTCTCTCTGCAGGGCTATCTCAGCTTCTTGGAGTTGGTGGGGAAGTTACATTTTTGTCCAGGGTCTGATTATTTCCACCAGAATATCAAATCCAGTGCCCAGTTAAGAATGTATGAGACCCCTGGAAATCACAATTAAACTCTTGGAGCTTATCGCAGGATGCTGGACTGAGATCTGCTTGGCTGTTTGACTTTTTCTTCATGCATCTTTTATGCATCTCTTTTGAAGCCTCTTTGTGCCTGTCCCTTTCCCTGAGAGCCTTCGTTCCCTTTTTACAGGTAATTACATTCAGCAGCAAGTTAAGACCTGGACAAAGCAGTATCGAGCTATGGAAACTCACGTTATCCCAGCCATGGAGAGACTCATTGAGTGGCTGCCTCTGCATTTTCCTGAATCTCAGAAGACGACAGTTGTGCATGGTGATTTCAGGTACTGCTTGGCTGACAGCACTGCCCTGGAGCACATCCCAGGTGGTAGAGAGGGAGAAAGAGTGTAAAGCAATATGCAAACTCCAAAGAGGTGCTGAGTGGGGCTGGTGCAGCAGCTTCAGAGCAGTCTGAAAGCTGGGTTCTGGGTCATGTTCAGCATACCCCAGGAAATGAGACCTAGAGGGCCACAAGCACTTCGCATCTGTCATGAGAAACATATCCCAGGAGCTCTGACTGGTGCTTTCCTGCACCCAGAGCTCTCATATTTTCCCCAGTGTTTATCTGCCTACTGATCTGTGGCAGTTTTAAAGCAGTGCCCGTTTGAGAGCAGGGAAACTGGGGCAGGAACTGAAAGCCTGGACTCTTGATGTCCGATTCCAATCTTGCTGCCTCAATCGGTGTTTCAGTTTCTTCACCCAACCACTGCAAACACTGGTCTAACACTGGGGGATCATCAATTGTTTCTGCAATACTCAGAAGTCAGTCCTGGAGCATGTTGCTAATGATATTTGGTGCTTAAAGAGTTTGGGTGGCTGGTGAGATGCTGCAGGATGTATGGCAAAACCTGCCAGTGTTACAGGTGAAGTCATGCAGGAGCGTGGTGGCTGGGGACAGAGGTGAGGCATGCTGAGATCTACATCTGTGTTGTCAGACCCTGACTGCCAGGGATGTGAGGCTGTAGCGTAGGCGTGTGCCAATTCTGGGCCAAGGCTCCTTCCCGCAAGGTTTAGCGCACACAGTTCCTGTGTGACTGGAAGCTGGTGAGCTCTCTGCACCCTGGCAGGATGGCTGCCCTCTCTGTTTCCTCCTCAGTAGgctgctgccctctcctggggCTCAAACTGTTGAAGGCTGTACTATGCATAATCTACAGCACATGACAATGCAGGGCCTGGAGTTATTGTGTGCCTTTGAAATGACCAGAAGATCCCCCTGGACAGTGACTTCCCTGCTTCACTTTTTGGCCAGCCTGTCCTGTAACAGCTGTTAATGATCTGAGGCCCCGAATAACTTGGTTTCATTCTTCAAATGTTCAGTTCATCGTTAACCAGGGAGTTCACTACTGAGTAATCTCCGTCCCCCCCGATTTATGCTTGCAGAAATTAATCTTTCGCTTGTGCAGCCTCCCAAAGGATTCAGCAATTTTTGTAGAGAGTGAAGAGCACTGAGAAGCACCTACTGCTGCTGAGCACTGGGATATTTTCCCCCTGTTGAGACTTTTCTGATCTCTTTTTCCCTCTGATACAGGATGGACAACCTGGTCTTTCATCCAGACAGGCCAGAAGTCCTTGCTGTCCTTGGCTGGAAGCTTTCAACTCTAGGAGATCCCATCTCTGATTTGGCGAATAACTGTATGGCCTACTTCCTGCCACCTCACTTTAATGCATTGAGAGGTACAGAGAGGGGCAAAGTCACATTTGACACACGGAGAGAGGAACCAGAGTTCAGAAACAGATTAGCTCCTGCCCAGAGAGCTCAGCTGACAGTTGGGCTCATTGCGGTTGGAAAGGGCTGTGGGTCTCGTACCATATTCACTGCTCtgccctttctcccctccctgaaGAACCCTGCGTGCCTCCAGGGCGGACACATCGTTATGCATGTGCAGTAATCACTGTGCCATGGTCACCCTATCCCCAGTTTGTCTTGTATCTGCCACCCATTTGGCAGATACTCTGCCATGTGCTCTCTATCCTGGTTGGTACTGTCACCCTGTTCATGCACACGGACCTTTGTTAGCAGTCATGTCTGGGATGGCCCCAGAGAGGAGGACCCTGTTTCACAGCTtgcaaaactgtgtttaaaaattagTTTGGATTATTTTCCCTCTCACTTCAGCTGTAAAGCTGGGGAACTCTTTTGGGTGGGAAAGCTGTGAACCAGGCCAGCCCAGAAGGGGTTTGTCCACAAAGTTATACACTTGTTAAAAAGAACAGTATAGGGGTAACCAGGGAGGAAAATCATTGTTTAGGAGGAAGATCCATCAGTCACAGCTTCCACAATCTCACCCCAATGAAGAAAACTGCCCCATATGCATTTCACCTACGTGGGTTGGTGCCAAACCCCCATTGTTACGTACGGAAACAGCATGGCAGCAGTGCGGGTGTTGGATGGGTGCAGGTGTCTCTGCTGCTCCACAGCTGCATGGCTCTGCCACAAGCCTCATGGCATCCCTAGAAAGCTCTGAGCTCCTCACTGTCTGCTGCTTCACTGTTGCCTCTTCACGTCTTCCAGGCTTGAGGAAGTGTGATTTGGGGCACCTGGGAGTCCCCACGGCAGAGGAGTATTCCCAGATGTACTGTGGCCACATGGGAGTGGAGCACCCCAAGAACTGGAATTTCTACATGGCCTTTGCCTTTTTCCGACTGGCTGCAATGCTGCAGGGACACTACAAACGCTCTCTGGCAGGTGAGGAACCCAGCCACGCTGGCCCTGTTCTGCACAGGTCTCCAGCCAGAGCACAGACACACGAGCGCCGGTGTGGGGAGAGCTCTCACACTGAACCGGGGGAGGTCAGACTGGCAGCACGTGCTGCGGGGTTCAGGCACTTCTGGCTGTGAATCCTGAGAGCTCTGAAATTCCAGGTGCTACAGCAAAGCGTGGCATGTCTGGCAGTCTTGTGCTTTCAGCATAGAGCTCCTGTGGGAAATAAGGGATCAAAATGAGAGATCTTGTTTCACTCTGGAGATGAGTGACCTGGGAGTAATCGTGCAGCGAGTTATTGCTGCATGTAGACAAGAGGGATGCGAATAGAGTGTCCTGTAAAGCACAGAGCTCCCTCTCTGCTTCAGCAGAGGGTATGAGGCTGCTACAACCTCTCAGGCAGGCTCTGTTGTGTAGTCAGGTTGTgtcctgcaaacagaaaaaaaggccaAAGGGGAGCACACACAGGGCATTTCCCCAAAAAAGCGGCTGCTTTTTGCTGGATGCAAGGTCTGGTCTGTTCCTGTTTGCTCTTTGTGCTGACCGGAGGTCGCTCTGTGATGACTTTCTTTCATGGGAGAACTGAGCAGAGGCCACAGTTCAGAGCTCAGAGCCATGTCCTACAGGTGGAGCTCTCAGACCTTCAAACTAAATACCACCTTCAAAGAGAGACTCGCAGGGAGGAGGTGTG
It encodes the following:
- the ACAD10 gene encoding acyl-CoA dehydrogenase family member 10 isoform X3, which gives rise to MYLRSIARAPYLLCAGIRQHPQGLIRRRRSGWCHYKAVIFDASGVLLPSPCKTAADWEAQNCIPAGTIQQAIRSGGENSPSLKYTRGELTTVEFLQELGQQCFEIANVCVPVDSFLSDLIRNEMIKQLPIMAEAVQCIRAEGLKTALLSNSFCLLNGGSFLPLDRKHFDVMVESYREGMRKPDPCIYKLCLERLGVQPQETIFLDNSTQNLKAAAQLGIKTVKVDDPEVALKELETHLGFPLQGFVPYTHSVRPSMEIPKDHLQKYLENVLSDQATGPLVLRQFGHGQSTRTYYVKFGDRLLVLKKEPSDSLHPSGPAVRREHRVLKALSEAGVPVPTVLALCEDRSTFGTPFYLMEHCAGRVYSDVSLPALQPSQRRAIYAAMSQVLSKIHSIDLRAAKLEDLGEHGNYIQQQVKTWTKQYRAMETHVIPAMERLIEWLPLHFPESQKTTVVHGDFRMDNLVFHPDRPEVLAVLGWKLSTLGDPISDLANNCMAYFLPPHFNALRGLRKCDLGHLGVPTAEEYSQMYCGHMGVEHPKNWNFYMAFAFFRLAAMLQGHYKRSLAGRPAPGESSPEDAEFVADLAWEFAIKEGFRVFDSLPTTKSLARRYSTWSRRGPILSRSYGTWPCPGAAPVPKVPLVTPPTSLLGMAQGFCCKLERIMDVQWSFLISQPRWTPRPLLELKQHRDTSLLGPPPHQERGIAVWGL
- the ACAD10 gene encoding acyl-CoA dehydrogenase family member 10 isoform X2, which encodes MYLRSIARAPYLLCAGIRQHPQGLIRRRRSGWCHYKAVIFDASGVLLPSPCKTAADWEAQNCIPAGTIQQAIRSGGENSPSLKYTRGELTTVEFLQELGQQCFEIANVCVPVDSFLSDLIRNEMIKQLPIMAEAVQCIRAEGLKTALLSNSFCLLNGGSFLPLDRKHFDVMVESYREGMRKPDPCIYKLCLERLGVQPQETIFLDNSTQNLKAAAQLGIKTVKVDDPEVALKELETHLGFPLQGFVPYTHSVRPSMEIPKDHLQKYLENVLSDQATGPLVLRQFGHGQSTRTYYVKFGDRLLVLKKEPSDSLHPSGPAVRREHRVLKALSEAGVPVPTVLALCEDRSTFGTPFYLMEHCAGRVYSDVSLPALQPSQRRAIYAAMSQVLSKIHSIDLRAAKLEDLGEHGNYIQQQVKTWTKQYRAMETHVIPAMERLIEWLPLHFPESQKTTVVHGDFRMDNLVFHPDRPEVLAVLGWKLSTLGDPISDLANNCMAYFLPPHFNALRGLRKCDLGHLGVPTAEEYSQMYCGHMGVEHPKNWNFYMAFAFFRLAAMLQGHYKRSLAGRPAPGESSPEDAEFVADLAWEFAIKEGFRVFDSLPTTKSLARRYSTWSRRGPILSRSYGTWPCPGAAPVPKVPLVTPPTSLLGMAQGFCCKLERIMDVQWSFLISQPRWTPRPLLELKAESARTKAVALTMTVWAMDQDSQERGIAVWGL
- the ACAD10 gene encoding acyl-CoA dehydrogenase family member 10 isoform X1, translating into MYLRSIARAPYLLCAGIRQHPQGLIRRRRSGWCHYKAVIFDASGVLLPSPCKTAADWEAQNCIPAGTIQQAIRSGGENSPSLKYTRGELTTVEFLQELGQQCFEIANVCVPVDSFLSDLIRNEMIKQLPIMAEAVQCIRAEGLKTALLSNSFCLLNGGSFLPLDRKHFDVMVESYREGMRKPDPCIYKLCLERLGVQPQETIFLDNSTQNLKAAAQLGIKTVKVDDPEVALKELETHLGFPLQGFVPYTHSVRPSMEIPKDHLQKYLENVLSDQATGPLVLRQFGHGQSTRTYYVKFGDRLLVLKKEPSDSLHPSGPAVRREHRVLKALSEAGVPVPTVLALCEDRSTFGTPFYLMEHCAGRVYSDVSLPALQPSQRRAIYAAMSQVLSKIHSIDLRAAKLEDLGEHGNYIQQQVKTWTKQYRAMETHVIPAMERLIEWLPLHFPESQKTTVVHGDFRMDNLVFHPDRPEVLAVLGWKLSTLGDPISDLANNCMAYFLPPHFNALRGLRKCDLGHLGVPTAEEYSQMYCGHMGVEHPKNWNFYMAFAFFRLAAMLQGHYKRSLAGRPAPGESSPEDAEFVADLAWEFAIKEGFRVFDSLPTTKSLARRYSTWSRRGPILSRSYGTWPCPGAAPVPKVPLVTPPTSLLGMAQGFCCKLERIMDVQWSFLISQPRWTPRPLLELKAESARTKAVALTMTVWAMDQDSQVSGAEHLSSADPSLVLHSDLSSTSGRGSRMVHRTELSKPELSH
- the ACAD10 gene encoding acyl-CoA dehydrogenase family member 10 isoform X4; this translates as MYLRSIARAPYLLCAGIRQHPQGLIRRRRSGWCHYKAVIFDASGVLLPSPCKTAADWEAQNCIPAGTIQQAIRSGGENSPSLKYTRGELTTVEFLQELGQQCFEIVDDPEVALKELETHLGFPLQGFVPYTHSVRPSMEIPKDHLQKYLENVLSDQATGPLVLRQFGHGQSTRTYYVKFGDRLLVLKKEPSDSLHPSGPAVRREHRVLKALSEAGVPVPTVLALCEDRSTFGTPFYLMEHCAGRVYSDVSLPALQPSQRRAIYAAMSQVLSKIHSIDLRAAKLEDLGEHGNYIQQQVKTWTKQYRAMETHVIPAMERLIEWLPLHFPESQKTTVVHGDFRMDNLVFHPDRPEVLAVLGWKLSTLGDPISDLANNCMAYFLPPHFNALRGLRKCDLGHLGVPTAEEYSQMYCGHMGVEHPKNWNFYMAFAFFRLAAMLQGHYKRSLAGRPAPGESSPEDAEFVADLAWEFAIKEGFRVFDSLPTTKSLARRYSTWSRRGPILSRSYGTWPCPGAAPVPKVPLVTPPTSLLGMAQGFCCKLERIMDVQWSFLISQPRWTPRPLLELKAESARTKAVALTMTVWAMDQDSQVSGAEHLSSADPSLVLHSDLSSTSGRGSRMVHRTELSKPELSH